One region of Cucurbita pepo subsp. pepo cultivar mu-cu-16 chromosome LG03, ASM280686v2, whole genome shotgun sequence genomic DNA includes:
- the LOC111789886 gene encoding glucosamine 6-phosphate N-acetyltransferase isoform X2, whose amino-acid sequence MQSPNSSSEERRLEVRKLEISDKNKGFIELLQQLTVCDSVSDKDFEDRFQELIALGDDHIICVIEDDRSGKIIATGSVFIEKKFIRNCGKAGHIEDVVVDSNARGMQLGKKIVEFLTNHARAMGCYKVILDCSVENRGFYEKCGFEHKAIQMAKYFS is encoded by the exons ATGCAGAGCCCTAACTCATCAAGTGAAGAACGTCGATTAGAAGTTCGAAAATTAGAGATTTCGGACAAGAACAAGGGATTCATTGAGCTATTGCAGCAACTGACCGTTTGCGATTCTGTGTCCGACAAGGACTTCGAAGATAGGTTTCAGGAATTAATCGCCCTTGGAGACGATCATATCATTTGTGTCATAGAGGACGATCGATCGGGGAAGATCATCGCCACTGGAAGCGTTTTCATCGAGAAGAAATTCATAAGAAACTGTGGGAAAGCAGGGCAC ATCGAAGACGTGGTGGTGGATTCGAATGCTCGAGGGATGCAATTAGGGAAGAAAATCGTAGAGTTTCTTACGAATCATGCTCGTGCAATGGGATGCTATAAGGTAATTCTTGATTGCAGCGTTGAGAATCGAGGATTCTACGAGAAGTGTGGGTTCGAGCATAAGGCGATTCAGATGGCGAAATACTTCAGTTGA
- the LOC111789886 gene encoding glucosamine 6-phosphate N-acetyltransferase isoform X1, whose protein sequence is MQSPNSSSEERRLEVRKLEISDKNKGFIELLQQLTVCDSVSDKDFEDRFQELIALGDDHIICVIEDDRSGKIIATGSVFIEKKFIRNCGKAGHIEDVVVDSNARGMQLGKKIVEFLTNHARAMGCYKVILDCSVENRGFYEKCGFEHKAIQMAKYFS, encoded by the exons ATGCAGAGCCCTAACTCATCAAGTGAAGAACGTCGATTAGAAGTTCGAAAATTAGAGATTTCGGACAAGAACAAGGGATTCATTGAGCTATTGCAGCAACTGACCGTTTGCGATTCTGTGTCCGACAAGGACTTCGAAGATAGGTTTCAGGAATTAATCGCCCTTGGAGACGATCATATCATTTGTGTCATAGAGGACGATCGATCGGGGAAG ATCATCGCCACTGGAAGCGTTTTCATCGAGAAGAAATTCATAAGAAACTGTGGGAAAGCAGGGCACATCGAAGACGTGGTGGTGGATTCGAATGCTCGAGGGATGCAATTAGGGAAGAAAATCGTAGAGTTTCTTACGAATCATGCTCGTGCAATGGGATGCTATAAGGTAATTCTTGATTGCAGCGTTGAGAATCGAGGATTCTACGAGAAGTGTGGGTTCGAGCATAAGGCGATTCAGATGGCGAAATACTTCAGTTGA